The Mercurialis annua linkage group LG2, ddMerAnnu1.2, whole genome shotgun sequence genome contains a region encoding:
- the LOC126666715 gene encoding AP2-like ethylene-responsive transcription factor AIL5, whose protein sequence is MNMNMNMNSSSPSHQNWLGFSLSNHRHHMNNNSQLSLFEAFNTSSSSSTSVSAVDRGQEVDEDATDLSIFTRSASGPKLADFLGGGSATAPPPLSNSLTHHHFPTVSDSSNSSQIYDSDLKSIAATFLRGFSSTTQQQQTDIITRKQQLLNHHHHSQAQIADQSAPRKALDTFGQRTSIYRGVTRHRWTGRYEAHLWDNSCRREGQSRKGRQVYLGGYDKEEKAARAYDLAALKYWGPTTTTNFPISNYEKELEEMKHMTRQEFVASLRRKSSGFSRGASIYRGVTRHHQHGRWQARIGRVAGNKDLYLGTFSTQEEAAEAYDIAAIKFRGLNAVTNFDMSRYDVKSIATSNLPIGGISGNKMSKNSSDSASDSKSIDGSRSDDRDLSSASSVPFSSHQPVTSTLNFTMPIKQDPNDYWSNIFGCQNAKNPSATVPQSVQFPSSFGMELIGGSNSIDNNGGLIFNGGYLEQLNSTSSSIPLATPITLNSNNSNFEGNSSYGNWIAQSLNPLQSAKTNISMFQTPIFGIE, encoded by the exons ATGAACATGAACATGAACATGAATTCTTCTTCACCGTCTCATCAGAACTGGCTTGGATTCTCTCTTTCTAACCATCGTCATCACATGAATAATAATTCTCAGCTTTCTCTCTTTGAAGCCTTcaacacttcttcttcttcttccaccTCAG TTAGTGCAGTAGATAGAGGACAAGAAGTTGATGAAGACGCAACAGACCTCTCTATATTCACAAGATCCGCTTCTGGACCCAAGCTGGCAGATTTTCTCGGCGGTGGCTCCGCTACTGCACCACCACCATTATCGAACTCACTGACTCATCATCACTTTCCTACTGTATCTGACAGTAGTAATTCATCACAGATATATGACTCTGACCTTAAATCCATAGCAGCTACTTTTCTTCGTGGATTTTCTTCTACAACTCAACAACAACAAACAGATATTATTACCCGTAAACAACAGCTTttaaatcatcatcatcattccCAAGCTCAAATAGCCGATCAGTCTGCTCCAAGAAAAGCTCTCGACACCTTTGGCCAACGTACTTCCATTTATAGAGGCGTCACTAG gcaTAGGTGGACTGGTAGATATGAAGCTCATTTATGGGATAATAGCTGCAGAAGAGAAGGACAAAGTAGAAAAGGAAGACAAG TTTATTTGG gtGGATATGATAAAGAGGAGAAAGCAGCTCGAGCTTATGATCTCGCAGCTCTTAAGTATTGGGGTCCGACTACTACGACAAACTTTCCG ATTTCTAACTATGAGAAGGAATTGGAAGAAATGAAGCACATGACAAGGCAAGAGTTTGTTGCATCACTTAGAAG GAAAAGCAGTGGCTTCTCACGAGGCGCCTCGATTTATAGAGGCGTGACAAG ACACCATCAACATGGTCGATGGCAAGCGAGGATCGGTAGAGTTGCAGGCAATAAAGATCTTTATCTAGGGACTTTCA gTACTCAAGAGGAAGCTGCCGAGGCTTATGACATTGCAGCAATAAAATTTAGAGGCCTAAATGCCGTGACCAACTTCGACATGAGTCGCTACGACGTAAAAAGCATCGCAACTAGCAATCTTCCCATCGGAGGAATATCAGGCAATAAGATGTCCAAGAATTCTTCCGACTCGGCTTCCGATAGCAAAAGCATCGACGGATCTCGATCAGACGATCGAGATCTTTCATCAGCATCTTCGGTACCCTTTTCGTCCCATCAGCCCGTAACGTCTACGCTAAACTTCACAATGCCCATCAAGCAAGATCCAAATGATTATTGGTCAAACATCTTCGGATGCCAAAATGCCAAGAACCCGAGCGCTACCGTTCCGCAGAGTGTTCAATTTCCAAGTAGTTTCGGAATGGAATTGATCGGGGGAAGCAACTCGATCGACAACAACGGGGGGCTGATATTCAATGGTGGGTATCTTGAGCAACTAAATAGTACATCAAGTTCAATCCCATTGGCTACACCAATTActttaaatagtaataatagCAATTTTGAGGGAAATTCTAGTTATGGAAATTGGATTGCACAATCTCTGAATCCTCTACAATCTGCAAAAACAAACATATCAATGTTTCAGACACCAATTTTTGGAATAGAATGA